Part of the Gramella sp. Hel_I_59 genome, GTATTCACCGTAAGTTTCGTAACCTACAGACTCATACATATCTGGCATGTACTGATAGTTTGGATCCTCCTTGTCATTGCAGGAAACAACTGCAAAGCCAAGCAGACAAAATCCTATAGTTTTATGGAACAAACTTCTCATTATCACTATTTATTATCTATTAATCTAATTTCAGATGCACCAGTATCGTAAAGAAACTTGGTAAGATCATCTATGTTATGGTTCGCAGCATCCACTTCCATAAGAAACAGGTCATCTGTAGTTCTTACATCAGGGTTTTCAGCTTTTTTAAATGGCCATAATCTACTTCTCATATAGAAGGTGATTACCATAAGGTGAGCTGCAAAGAATACTGTAAGTTCAAACATGATAGGTACGAATGCCGGCATATTCTGAAGAAAGCTAAAACTTGGTTTTCCTCCAATATCCTGTGGCCAGTCCTCGATCATGATAAAATTCATCATAGCAACTGCTACTGCCAAACCAACCAATCCATAAAGGAATGCGGTGATGGCAAGTCTTGTTGGAGCAAGTCCCATTGCTTTATCAAGTCCGTGAACCGGAAATGGACAATAGATCTCTCCAATATGATAGCGTGCTTCACGAATCTGCTTTACAGCCTGTAAAAGCAGGTCGTCATCTTGGTAAATAGCGTGTAAAACTTTAGATGCCATCCTGATTATTTATTTTTTAGTTTGTTTGCCTGCTCTGTCCATCCAGCTCTGTTAGCCTGGATAGGGAAGTTTTCGATCACTTCATCAAGCAAGACAAAATCCTGTTCTGTCAATTTACTAACCTGGTCGAAAAGGTAAATACCAACCTGATGGAAATGCTGTTGCAATAATGGTCCGACATTTTTAAGTCTGGTAAGATCATCTGCAGACTGTGTTGCAGGATCATAAGTACCAATTCTTCCTAACATCTCATCGATACGGTCTTTCATCACTTCTGAAACTACCATACCATCTGCGTTCACAGTATCCTCATGAGGATGATCTGCTTCTACCGTTTTTTGATGTTCTGTATCTTCAATTTTATGGTGAATTCCATCTTCCTCATTCTGCATAGGATTTCTACCTACTGCCTGAGGATCGTAATGCAAGACATCATCACCATGCTGAGCTCTTAGTTTTTTATACTTTTCTCCGGAAGCCTTCAGAATTGTTTTTACCTCTGCCTGAGCGATCACTGGGAACGAACGAGCATATAGTAAGAACAACACAAAGAAGAATCCAATGGTTCCAATAAAGATCCCGATATCCACAAATGTTGGTGAGAACATCGTCCATGAAGATGGAAGGTAATCACGGTGAAGTGAAGTCACGATAATTACAAAACGTTCGAACCACATCCCGATGTTTACTACGATTGAAATAAAGAAAGAGAACATAATGCTGGTACGTAATTTCTTGAACCACATGAACTGTGGAGAGAACACGTTACAGGTCATCATACTCCAGTATGCCCACCAGTAAGGTCCGGTAGCCCTGTTAAGGAATGCATACTGTTCGTACTCAACACCAGAGTACCATGCGATCACTAACTCAGTAATATATGCAGTACCTACAATAGAACCTGTGATCATGATCACGATGTTCATCAATTCGATATGCTGAATAGTTATATAGTCTTCAAGATTGGAAACCTTTCTCATGATGATAAGTAAGGTGTTCACCATCGCAAATCCAGAGAAGATCGCACCCGCAACGAAGTAAGGAGGGAAAATGGTCGTATGCCATCCCGGAATTACCGATGTTGCAAAGTCAAAAGATACAATTGTGTGTACAGAAAGTACAAGTGGCGTTGCCAATCCGGCAAGTACTAGCGATACCTCTTCGAAACGTTGCCAGTCTTTAGCACGTCCACTCCATCCAAAGGATAGAATTCCGTAGACTTTCTTAGTAAAAGGAGTGATCGCACGGTCACGGATCATTGCAAAATCAGGTAGTAATCCAGTCCACCAGAATACCAGTGATACAGAAAGATACGTAGAGATCGCAAATACATCCCAAAGAAGTGGCGAGTTAAAGTTCACCCATAGTGATCCAAACTGGTTAGGAATTGGAAGTACCCAATATGCCAGCCATGGACGGCCCATGTGAATAAGCGGGAAAAGACCAGCCTGCATTACAGAGAAAATGGTCATTGCCTCTGCAGACCTGTTAATTGCCATTCTCCATTTCTGGCGGAAAAGCAATAGTACAGCAGAGATAAGTGTACCGGCGTGACCAATACCTACCCACCACACGAAGTTGGTAATATCCCAGGCCCAACCTACGGTTTTGTTTAATCCCCAGGTACCAATACCTGTAGAAATTGTGTAAACTATACATCCTACACCCCAAAGAAAGGCAACAAGGGCAATAGAGAAAACTATCCACCAGGATTTGTTAGCCCGTCCTTCAACCGGAGCAGCAACATCTACCGTCACATCGTGATAGCTTTTGTTCCCGGTAACTAGAGGCTTTCGTATAGGTGCTTCGTAATGAGACATATCCTTCTAATTGATTCTTAGTTATTCGTTATTTTAAGCTTCGGTTGTATTTCTAACTTTCGTCTGGTACATCACGTTTGGTTTTGTACCTACATACTCAAGAAGATGATACATCCTGTCGTCATTTTTCTTTTCAAGAACTTTCGAGTCTTTGTTATTCACATCCCCAAAGACCATCGCACCTTTATCACAAGCAGCAGAACAAGCAGTCTGGAATTCTCCATCTTCGATCGTTCTACCTTCTCTCTTCGCATCAAGAATGGTTTTCTGAGTTTTTTGAATACACATAGAACATTTCTCCATTACCCCTCTGGAACGTACAGTAACGTCAGGATTAAGAACCATTCTACCCAGGTCGTTGTTCAGGTGATAATCAAACTCATCATTCTGAGCGTAATTGAACCAGTTGAAACGACGTACTTTATAAGGACAGTTGTTCGCACAGTATCTAGTACCAACACATCTGTTATAAATCATTTGATTCTGACCCTGTCTACCGTGAGAAGTTGCCGCAACAGGACAAACTGTTTCACATGGAGCATGGTTACAATGCTGACACATTACCGGCTGGAATACAACCTGAGGATTATCAGCCGTAGATTCAAGTCTGTCGAAAGTAGACAACGAACCTTCTCCTTCTCTATCCCCAAAGATATAGTCTCCAAAACCAAGACCTGAAGCATCTTCTTTTTCCTCGATATCTTCAGTAAAATTCTCTTCAGAAGAGAAGTAACGGTCAATACGCAACCAGTGCATATCTCTGGACTTTCTTACTTCCTCTTTTCCAACTACAGGAACGTTGTTTTCAGAATGACAGGCGATCACACAAGCACCACATCCGGTACATGCATTCAGGTCGATACTCAAATTGAAGTGAGGACCTGTAGATCTATCGAAACTCTCCCAGATATCAACTTCCGGAGAAGTTACTGGAGTTTCCTGGTGATCTAAAGAAACCTCTGGAACATGGTTCCATACGTGAGCATCTTTAGTATTGAAAATCTCAAGGGTTGTTTCCTTGATAATATCTCCACGACCCATCAATGTATTATGAAGCTGAACACAGGCGAATTCATGAACACCCGGAGCTTTTTCTATTTTTACCTTCTGAACAGATCTAAAGTCATTGTACAATGGATACGCATTCACACCTGTTTGCATCTCTTCCTGAACACCGGCCTTTCTACCGTATCCAAGTGCAAGACCGACAGATCCTTTTGCCTGTCCTGGCATGATATAAACCGGAACATTCTGAACTACTGTGTCACCAACGCTAACATTGACATAGCTACCGTTAAGTCCGCCATTTGCAACATGTTCGTTCATAACTCCCATCGCCTCGGCATCTGCCTTAGACATGGTAATGTAGTTATCCCAACTTGCTCTGGTTAATGGATCTGGCATTTCCTGCAACCATGGGTTGTTCGCCTGCTGTCCATCTCCAATCGCAGTGTTGGTATAAAGACTTAATTCAAAACCTTCACCGTCAAGATCATCAATGCTGTAGGAAATAGCTGATGCACTGCTTCCTGCTGAAGCCGGAAGAGCTACTGGTGAACTAGCTTCAAAGACACCATCATGAAGCACTTCGCTCCAGTTACGATCTCCAAGTCCGCCAGACCAGGTTTCCTGAATATATTCGTAATAAGACTGGTTATTATCTGTCCATTTCAATAACGTATCCTGAAATTGTCTGGTATCAAATAATGGTCTTATTGTTGGCTGCATAAGGCTGAAAGCCTTTTCGCTATACTGAATATCTCCC contains:
- a CDS encoding TAT-variant-translocated molybdopterin oxidoreductase, which produces MSSNKKYWKSVEELEDKSSVVETLQQKEFAEEIPIEDFLGDKENLADSKTSRRDFLKYVGFSTAAASLAACEGPVVKSIPYVVQPDRIVPGVANYYATTIADGFDFASVLVKTREGRPVKIENNDLSKFKGGVNARVHASVLSLYDTKRVKRPMIEGRNVSWEEFDRQVVSDLENANGEVVLLTQTFASPSTAKLIQEFSSKFGNVRHVVYDTVSEDPALNAFQSKYGRRALPHYDFSKVETVVGVGADFLGDWQGGGFDAAFAKTRIPENGKMSRHIQFESNMSLTGANADKRVPVKPSEQKAVMAALKGYIAGGSTSGLSEKLDDAVVKAARQLRKAGSAAVVVCGIPDEEAQGWALEINEALGSQVMDSSNARVTRQGNASEVAQLVKDMNNGSIGALMIAGLNPVHTLPNSKEFVEGLKKVKTVVDFTTRTDETSKLSKYVAATPHYLESWGDIQYSEKAFSLMQPTIRPLFDTRQFQDTLLKWTDNNQSYYEYIQETWSGGLGDRNWSEVLHDGVFEASSPVALPASAGSSASAISYSIDDLDGEGFELSLYTNTAIGDGQQANNPWLQEMPDPLTRASWDNYITMSKADAEAMGVMNEHVANGGLNGSYVNVSVGDTVVQNVPVYIMPGQAKGSVGLALGYGRKAGVQEEMQTGVNAYPLYNDFRSVQKVKIEKAPGVHEFACVQLHNTLMGRGDIIKETTLEIFNTKDAHVWNHVPEVSLDHQETPVTSPEVDIWESFDRSTGPHFNLSIDLNACTGCGACVIACHSENNVPVVGKEEVRKSRDMHWLRIDRYFSSEENFTEDIEEKEDASGLGFGDYIFGDREGEGSLSTFDRLESTADNPQVVFQPVMCQHCNHAPCETVCPVAATSHGRQGQNQMIYNRCVGTRYCANNCPYKVRRFNWFNYAQNDEFDYHLNNDLGRMVLNPDVTVRSRGVMEKCSMCIQKTQKTILDAKREGRTIEDGEFQTACSAACDKGAMVFGDVNNKDSKVLEKKNDDRMYHLLEYVGTKPNVMYQTKVRNTTEA
- a CDS encoding DUF3341 domain-containing protein, translating into MASKVLHAIYQDDDLLLQAVKQIREARYHIGEIYCPFPVHGLDKAMGLAPTRLAITAFLYGLVGLAVAVAMMNFIMIEDWPQDIGGKPSFSFLQNMPAFVPIMFELTVFFAAHLMVITFYMRSRLWPFKKAENPDVRTTDDLFLMEVDAANHNIDDLTKFLYDTGASEIRLIDNK
- the nrfD gene encoding NrfD/PsrC family molybdoenzyme membrane anchor subunit codes for the protein MSHYEAPIRKPLVTGNKSYHDVTVDVAAPVEGRANKSWWIVFSIALVAFLWGVGCIVYTISTGIGTWGLNKTVGWAWDITNFVWWVGIGHAGTLISAVLLLFRQKWRMAINRSAEAMTIFSVMQAGLFPLIHMGRPWLAYWVLPIPNQFGSLWVNFNSPLLWDVFAISTYLSVSLVFWWTGLLPDFAMIRDRAITPFTKKVYGILSFGWSGRAKDWQRFEEVSLVLAGLATPLVLSVHTIVSFDFATSVIPGWHTTIFPPYFVAGAIFSGFAMVNTLLIIMRKVSNLEDYITIQHIELMNIVIMITGSIVGTAYITELVIAWYSGVEYEQYAFLNRATGPYWWAYWSMMTCNVFSPQFMWFKKLRTSIMFSFFISIVVNIGMWFERFVIIVTSLHRDYLPSSWTMFSPTFVDIGIFIGTIGFFFVLFLLYARSFPVIAQAEVKTILKASGEKYKKLRAQHGDDVLHYDPQAVGRNPMQNEEDGIHHKIEDTEHQKTVEADHPHEDTVNADGMVVSEVMKDRIDEMLGRIGTYDPATQSADDLTRLKNVGPLLQQHFHQVGIYLFDQVSKLTEQDFVLLDEVIENFPIQANRAGWTEQANKLKNK